The Patescibacteria group bacterium genome includes a region encoding these proteins:
- a CDS encoding ferredoxin, with translation MKIEIKRDLCISAASCVAIAPGVFQLDSESKVYLVDPKAADEATILEAAKSCPTQAIVIKDDSGQQIFPA, from the coding sequence ATGAAAATAGAAATCAAACGTGATTTGTGCATCAGTGCCGCTTCGTGCGTGGCCATCGCGCCGGGGGTGTTCCAACTCGACTCAGAATCAAAAGTTTATCTGGTCGATCCGAAGGCAGCCGATGAAGCAACCATACTTGAAGCCGCCAAGTCTTGCCCGACCCAAGCGATCGTAATCAAGGATGACTCCGGCCAACAGATATTTCCAGCGTAA
- a CDS encoding NifU family protein, with translation MTKTITKASPAKFSLKQRVKVVIDQIRPAVQGDGGDVELVDVQSGVVLLRLTGACATCPMSSITLKLGIEQQLKQKVKGVKEVVQVD, from the coding sequence ATGACAAAAACCATTACGAAAGCTTCTCCAGCCAAGTTCAGCCTAAAACAACGGGTCAAAGTTGTGATCGACCAGATCAGACCAGCCGTGCAAGGTGATGGTGGAGACGTGGAATTAGTCGATGTCCAATCCGGCGTTGTATTACTGCGGCTAACCGGAGCCTGCGCTACCTGTCCCATGTCATCGATTACCTTGAAGCTTGGCATTGAACAGCAATTGAAGCAAAAGGTAAAAGGAGTAAAAGAGGTGGTGCAGGTAGATTAG
- a CDS encoding PrgI family protein, whose protein sequence is MPLQFTVPQFIDVEDKIIGPISVRQFLVILGGGIMVTACYFIFTFIPFIIISVVLLGITAMFAFYRINGQPFHVFLLNILTTSRRPRLKVWHKHLADEDIRMQREKSVDLSLQAPSSKPTPSTSRLQELSLIVDTGGAYGEESWEVARENDLL, encoded by the coding sequence ATGCCTCTGCAATTTACTGTGCCACAATTTATCGACGTTGAAGACAAGATAATCGGACCGATTTCGGTACGTCAATTCTTAGTTATTCTGGGCGGCGGCATTATGGTAACGGCATGTTACTTTATCTTTACCTTCATTCCATTCATTATCATCTCGGTTGTTTTGTTGGGCATTACTGCCATGTTTGCCTTTTATCGGATCAATGGACAACCATTCCATGTGTTTCTTCTAAATATATTAACTACGTCGCGGCGCCCAAGATTGAAAGTTTGGCACAAACATCTAGCAGATGAGGATATTCGAATGCAGCGTGAAAAGTCAGTTGATCTGTCTCTTCAAGCGCCCAGCAGTAAGCCCACTCCCAGTACCAGCCGGCTCCAAGAACTGTCTTTGATCGTTGACACGGGCGGGGCTTATGGTGAGGAATCTTGGGAGGTGGCTCGCGAGAACGATTTGCTGTAA